From Bacillus sp. Bos-x628, the proteins below share one genomic window:
- a CDS encoding signal peptidase I has protein sequence MEKWVKMTGSILYVIVFTGMIAFIIVLLSSRTAGGDPQIFGSQFKQVLSGSMEPEFSLGSLIVVKDMTLPDALKAGDIMTFQTKHDQEVSFVTHRIVDVEGNGISKTFETKGDHNSFQNGTLVKANQVVAQDTRIEIPYAGKLLSYAGTAVGTALLLIIPGVMLLVYSALHFVRAAKNRRRANDLQMSEKQA, from the coding sequence TTGGAAAAATGGGTGAAAATGACCGGAAGTATTCTTTATGTCATTGTTTTCACAGGGATGATTGCATTTATTATTGTGTTGCTGTCATCAAGAACAGCAGGTGGAGATCCGCAAATTTTTGGTTCTCAGTTTAAGCAAGTGTTATCCGGCTCGATGGAACCAGAGTTCTCTCTTGGTTCACTGATTGTAGTAAAAGATATGACATTACCTGATGCTCTCAAGGCAGGGGATATTATGACGTTTCAAACAAAACATGATCAGGAAGTATCCTTTGTGACCCATCGAATTGTTGATGTGGAAGGAAATGGGATAAGCAAGACCTTCGAGACTAAAGGGGATCACAATAGTTTTCAAAATGGGACGCTGGTCAAAGCAAATCAAGTCGTTGCACAGGACACAAGAATTGAAATCCCTTATGCCGGAAAGCTTCTTTCATATGCCGGTACGGCAGTTGGAACAGCTCTGCTGCTCATTATACCAGGTGTCATGCTGCTAGTTTACTCTGCGCTTCATTTTGTTCGCGCCGCGAAGAATCGAAGGCGTGCGAATGATTTACAAATGTCAGAGAAACAAGCATAA
- a CDS encoding type II secretion system protein has protein sequence MLFACHLFIFASLILIPNYEKLVGGKKELRTRLEAYQVLHEQMNAAFMTGSKQSVKEKRGEIVYEVKWSEQEGCVSYKLQKQQTICFSTIE, from the coding sequence ATGCTTTTTGCCTGTCATCTCTTCATATTCGCTTCTCTCATACTCATCCCCAACTATGAGAAACTAGTGGGTGGGAAAAAAGAATTAAGGACAAGGCTTGAAGCCTACCAAGTGTTACATGAACAAATGAATGCCGCTTTCATGACAGGAAGTAAACAATCAGTCAAAGAGAAAAGGGGCGAGATCGTCTATGAAGTCAAGTGGAGTGAACAGGAGGGATGCGTATCTTACAAATTGCAAAAACAACAGACCATATGCTTTAGCACTATTGAATGA
- a CDS encoding MBL fold metallo-hydrolase, whose product MNWKRMPLGYVQANAYIWKNEHGECLIFDPGGEAQKLISYVKEKQLTPLAILLTHAHFDHIGAADEVRAEWAIPLYVHENEKEWLTNAELNGSAQLIGNGITVKEAEKLITTEGTLQIGSFTLEVFHTPGHSPGSVSYYSQKEEFVISGDTLFQGGIGRTDLVGGSQEVLLQSIHDKLLSLPESTIVLSGHGEETTVLIEQEQNPFINGFSL is encoded by the coding sequence ATGAATTGGAAAAGAATGCCGCTAGGATATGTGCAAGCGAATGCGTATATTTGGAAAAATGAGCATGGGGAATGTTTAATCTTTGATCCAGGCGGCGAAGCGCAAAAGCTGATTTCATATGTCAAAGAGAAACAGCTAACGCCGCTTGCCATTTTGCTGACACATGCTCATTTTGATCATATTGGTGCGGCAGATGAGGTGCGGGCAGAATGGGCAATCCCATTATATGTACATGAAAATGAAAAAGAATGGCTTACAAATGCTGAGTTAAACGGCTCGGCACAATTGATTGGAAATGGAATTACCGTAAAAGAAGCTGAAAAGCTCATTACAACAGAAGGAACTCTTCAAATCGGTTCATTTACTTTAGAGGTGTTCCATACACCTGGGCATTCTCCAGGCAGTGTTTCTTACTATTCTCAAAAAGAAGAATTTGTGATTTCTGGGGACACATTATTCCAAGGTGGAATTGGCAGAACAGATTTAGTTGGGGGGAGCCAGGAAGTGCTGCTTCAATCAATTCATGACAAACTGTTATCATTGCCAGAATCAACCATTGTATTAAGTGGACATGGCGAGGAAACAACTGTTTTAATTGAACAAGAGCAAAATCCGTTTATCAATGGTTTTTCACTATAA
- a CDS encoding STAS domain-containing protein — protein sequence MKREKSEQLFKFILKEAPAMTEEWLKTRTEELGSLYSKHASKETENKLKEQNIAFIQTIAETLVAESDKVENHLKKWSIDIARDRAVHEVPLYEIIRQFKVFRHIFCSRIELFTQQTKLEITLKDVCAWNQHFHSTFDNMIERLSKEYDRVTLNQLNAQREMIQELSAPVIPVSKEIGVLPLIGEIDTYRAKIILESVLEQASRLRLTHLFIDISGVPIVDTMVAYQLFKVVDSAKLLGIETIISGIRPEIAQTVVKLGIDFSKVKTEHSLAKALEERGFRIFEEPQQEAT from the coding sequence ATGAAAAGAGAGAAATCTGAGCAATTATTTAAATTTATTTTAAAAGAAGCCCCTGCCATGACCGAAGAATGGCTGAAAACAAGAACAGAAGAATTAGGCTCATTATATTCTAAACATGCATCAAAAGAGACAGAAAACAAGCTAAAGGAGCAAAACATTGCGTTTATTCAAACCATTGCTGAGACACTTGTGGCTGAATCAGACAAAGTAGAGAACCATCTGAAAAAGTGGTCGATTGATATTGCGCGCGATCGTGCAGTTCATGAGGTACCGTTATATGAAATCATTAGGCAATTTAAGGTGTTTCGTCATATTTTCTGTTCGAGAATTGAATTATTCACGCAACAAACTAAGCTTGAGATTACTCTGAAAGATGTTTGTGCTTGGAATCAGCACTTTCACTCAACCTTTGATAATATGATTGAACGTTTATCAAAAGAATATGACCGTGTGACACTGAATCAGTTAAATGCGCAAAGAGAGATGATTCAAGAACTAAGCGCACCTGTCATTCCAGTGTCTAAAGAGATCGGTGTCTTGCCGCTCATTGGTGAAATTGATACGTACCGAGCCAAAATCATTTTAGAGTCCGTCCTAGAACAGGCTTCAAGATTGCGGTTGACACATTTATTCATTGATATTTCTGGTGTACCGATAGTTGATACGATGGTCGCTTATCAGTTGTTTAAAGTGGTCGATAGCGCAAAGCTTCTAGGGATTGAAACAATCATATCAGGCATTCGTCCGGAGATTGCTCAAACCGTTGTGAAACTAGGAATTGATTTCTCAAAAGTGAAAACTGAACATAGCCTTGCAAAAGCATTAGAAGAAAGAGGATTCCGTATCTTTGAAGAGCCACAGCAAGAAGCTACATGA
- a CDS encoding DUF2759 domain-containing protein produces MMLVIIFGLVTILAALGVYRSLKKVNVLAIAFAGATFLVFGWFTVMTIIYSGYPTAH; encoded by the coding sequence ATGATGCTCGTCATAATATTTGGCCTAGTCACGATTTTAGCCGCTTTGGGTGTATATCGCTCACTAAAAAAAGTGAACGTACTAGCAATCGCTTTTGCTGGGGCTACATTTTTGGTTTTTGGGTGGTTTACAGTCATGACCATCATCTATAGCGGTTATCCAACCGCACATTAA
- a CDS encoding DUF2626 domain-containing protein, producing the protein MNRMFRVLGFWTGIFAVMFYLGHMKDASLLFFGQTVLFVFLSYLNLSERMYIYIFGAYLTIFFAGFTYYSIFIMVPGTGH; encoded by the coding sequence ATGAACCGCATGTTCCGTGTGCTTGGCTTTTGGACGGGTATTTTTGCTGTGATGTTCTATTTAGGACATATGAAAGATGCATCCTTGCTGTTCTTCGGTCAAACCGTTCTATTTGTATTTTTATCCTACTTGAATTTATCCGAAAGAATGTATATTTACATTTTCGGTGCGTACTTAACCATTTTCTTTGCCGGATTTACATATTATTCGATCTTCATCATGGTTCCCGGTACCGGACATTAA
- the comGF gene encoding competence type IV pilus minor pilin ComGF, with product MKSSGVNRRDAYLTNCKNNRPYALALLNDEYGFTLVQALWQIQLYLFLTFGCIMLFSFAEKAKPFEDINQFSHMEWKQTVQQLDDELNRAVAVRMVKKGEALEFITEQGQVVIIEQYKDMLRKRIDQAGHLPLLQKVKRIRVRTDQQTAMLQVIDLSGTLHEAVFFTYKGVIPKP from the coding sequence ATGAAGTCAAGTGGAGTGAACAGGAGGGATGCGTATCTTACAAATTGCAAAAACAACAGACCATATGCTTTAGCACTATTGAATGATGAGTATGGATTTACCCTTGTTCAAGCATTGTGGCAAATTCAACTGTATTTGTTTCTCACCTTTGGTTGTATCATGCTCTTTTCTTTCGCTGAAAAAGCCAAACCATTTGAAGATATCAATCAATTTTCACATATGGAATGGAAACAAACGGTGCAACAATTAGATGATGAACTGAATCGTGCTGTTGCTGTAAGAATGGTGAAAAAAGGAGAAGCTCTAGAATTTATAACCGAACAAGGCCAAGTTGTGATAATTGAGCAATACAAAGATATGCTTCGAAAACGAATCGATCAGGCAGGACATTTACCTCTTTTACAAAAGGTCAAACGCATTCGTGTGAGGACTGATCAGCAAACAGCTATGTTACAAGTCATAGACTTATCTGGAACGTTGCATGAAGCTGTCTTTTTCACATATAAAGGAGTGATTCCTAAACCGTGA
- a CDS encoding DUF3889 domain-containing protein, whose amino-acid sequence MIQDMKTVEALALTSPADQWERRAVNEAKKRYPLAHVLFKQKVWDRHRDKESVKQYHITLKDRSKEFGVFVTISYNTYSNKVKKVIVVEEYSE is encoded by the coding sequence ATGATACAAGACATGAAAACTGTAGAGGCACTAGCATTAACGTCTCCCGCCGATCAATGGGAAAGACGGGCAGTTAATGAAGCAAAAAAACGCTATCCGTTAGCTCACGTCCTATTTAAACAAAAAGTTTGGGACCGGCATCGGGATAAAGAATCTGTCAAACAGTATCATATTACATTAAAAGATCGCTCGAAAGAATTTGGGGTATTTGTGACCATCTCCTATAATACCTACTCAAACAAAGTGAAAAAAGTCATTGTCGTTGAAGAATATAGCGAATGA
- the comGG gene encoding competence type IV pilus minor pilin ComGG has product MTISIQKEQTSAVLTISFYKKQHLLRVGVSDVIRHLDHFCDQRDYHLERKEGNVTIQRLACDQKKKRIHVSISVRTKDGLADKREMMFDWQSREIVKWTIAK; this is encoded by the coding sequence ATGACGATCAGTATACAAAAAGAGCAAACTAGTGCAGTACTCACCATTTCTTTTTATAAAAAACAGCATTTATTGAGAGTTGGTGTAAGTGATGTCATCAGGCATTTAGATCACTTTTGCGATCAACGTGATTATCACCTTGAAAGGAAAGAAGGGAATGTGACAATTCAACGTCTCGCGTGTGATCAAAAGAAAAAGCGTATACATGTTTCCATTAGTGTAAGAACAAAAGATGGATTAGCTGATAAAAGAGAAATGATGTTTGATTGGCAGAGCAGAGAGATTGTAAAATGGACGATCGCTAAATAG
- a CDS encoding Spx/MgsR family RNA polymerase-binding regulatory protein: MNDITFYSYPSCTSCRKTKHWLKANQIDFKERHLFRETPTLDELKKILSLTTEGIDEILATRSQAFKSLNLNINDLKMNELLQLLIEKPKLLRRPIIIDGHKLVVGYNPGELVKISKKKAIHQSVS; encoded by the coding sequence ATGAATGACATTACTTTTTATTCATATCCAAGCTGCACGTCTTGCCGTAAAACGAAACATTGGTTAAAGGCAAATCAAATCGATTTTAAAGAACGCCACCTTTTCAGAGAAACGCCGACATTAGACGAATTAAAAAAAATTCTATCCTTAACAACGGAGGGAATAGATGAAATTTTAGCCACGCGAAGTCAAGCTTTTAAAAGCTTAAATTTAAATATTAATGATCTAAAAATGAATGAATTACTCCAGCTTCTCATTGAAAAACCTAAATTACTACGAAGACCAATTATCATTGATGGTCATAAATTAGTCGTTGGTTATAATCCTGGTGAGCTAGTGAAAATTTCAAAAAAGAAAGCCATTCATCAATCGGTATCCTAA
- the comGC gene encoding competence type IV pilus major pilin ComGC, translated as MNEKAFTLLEMLIVMLVISILLLITIPNITRHHQSIQAKGCDGLKSMVSTQVMAYELEHDGKTPSLSELEKEGYVKKGLACPNGKAIVIQNGDVKNE; from the coding sequence ATGAATGAAAAAGCTTTTACTCTGTTAGAAATGTTAATTGTCATGCTCGTTATTTCTATCCTTTTACTCATTACAATACCAAATATCACACGGCATCATCAAAGCATTCAAGCAAAAGGCTGTGACGGTTTAAAGTCAATGGTAAGTACACAGGTGATGGCTTATGAATTAGAGCATGATGGTAAAACGCCGTCATTATCTGAATTAGAAAAAGAAGGCTATGTCAAAAAGGGGTTAGCATGTCCTAACGGAAAAGCCATTGTGATTCAAAACGGCGACGTGAAAAATGAATAA
- the comGA gene encoding competence type IV pilus ATPase ComGA, whose translation MYGIEYLGQDLLEEACRMRASDVHIVPREKEASVSFRVDSDLIQKRIIDKKSGERLIAHFKFLSSMDIGEKRRPQNGSLAVMLRTGQVFVRMSTLPTVYDESLVIRLLPQEHVPETKYLSLFPKASARLLSFLNHSHGLILFTGPTNSGKTTTLYSLIQFAKKHFNRNIITLEDPVETRNEEVLQVQVNEKAGITYAAGLRAILRHDPDMIVLGEIRDAETAQTAIRAAMTGHLVMSTLHAKNAKGALYRMLEFGVTLNEIEQTMVAIAAQRLIDITCPFCGETCQLYCKLNRTARRTNVFELLYGKELSECIKEAKGEHAHASYETLQRLIRKGVALGYLSKNTYHRWVYEESTL comes from the coding sequence TTGTATGGTATTGAATATTTAGGACAAGATCTGCTAGAAGAAGCATGCCGAATGAGAGCATCTGATGTGCACATTGTCCCAAGAGAAAAAGAAGCTTCGGTTTCTTTTCGAGTAGACTCAGATTTGATTCAAAAACGAATCATTGATAAAAAGAGTGGGGAGCGATTAATTGCTCATTTTAAATTTTTATCATCAATGGATATCGGTGAAAAAAGGAGACCGCAAAATGGGTCATTAGCTGTCATGCTAAGAACTGGTCAAGTCTTTGTTCGGATGTCTACATTGCCAACTGTGTATGATGAAAGTCTAGTTATTAGACTTTTACCGCAAGAACATGTGCCAGAAACCAAATATCTCTCCTTATTCCCAAAAGCTTCCGCAAGATTATTATCGTTTCTTAATCATTCACACGGACTTATTTTATTTACTGGACCAACAAATTCAGGAAAAACCACGACACTCTATTCGTTGATCCAATTTGCAAAAAAACACTTTAATCGAAATATTATTACGCTTGAAGATCCTGTTGAGACTAGAAATGAAGAAGTTTTACAAGTGCAAGTAAATGAGAAAGCTGGCATTACGTATGCGGCAGGTTTACGAGCCATTTTAAGACATGATCCAGACATGATTGTGCTAGGTGAAATAAGAGATGCTGAAACGGCGCAAACGGCAATTAGAGCTGCGATGACTGGACATTTAGTAATGAGTACATTACATGCGAAAAATGCAAAAGGAGCCCTTTATCGAATGCTTGAATTTGGTGTAACGCTGAATGAGATTGAACAAACAATGGTGGCGATTGCCGCACAGCGATTAATAGATATAACATGCCCTTTTTGTGGTGAAACGTGCCAGCTTTACTGTAAATTAAACCGAACAGCCAGACGTACAAATGTGTTTGAACTGCTGTACGGAAAAGAGCTTAGTGAGTGTATAAAAGAAGCAAAAGGAGAACACGCTCATGCATCATATGAAACACTGCAAAGATTAATTCGAAAAGGAGTTGCGCTTGGCTATTTATCTAAAAACACCTATCATCGCTGGGTTTATGAAGAATCGACACTATAA
- a CDS encoding YqzE family protein, translated as MKTNDYVKYMTEEIIKYMNTPRKERKEHKQEKMDAKPPFSQRLFGVLPFGLSMLLKRHRHRQK; from the coding sequence TTGAAAACAAATGACTATGTGAAATATATGACAGAGGAAATCATTAAATATATGAACACACCACGTAAAGAGCGGAAGGAACATAAGCAGGAAAAGATGGATGCGAAGCCGCCATTTTCACAGCGTTTATTTGGTGTTCTTCCGTTTGGATTGTCAATGCTACTAAAACGTCATCGACATCGACAAAAATAA
- a CDS encoding YqhG family protein, with protein sequence MKQHDIHAFLLRFFQANQCDILEESAGHLTVQLTIEMDKMIMNRPFYWHWLEKTGGVPEPRQLTLITDQQKAGDTIEGEFIHFGSPRLFQIFEAVKQQGRFIRLYEQVTPLTKTQIALEPWLGINVKISYLADRKKDKLLSLGLHLIRGEVVEQFQEKLETRKLSSQIPDYCFTMSTMIKPESGVKRLYGLMERYAHEEPDDWAIRAVQKWKEDSELLNQFYEGTSDTSVEYEIERQALKTLYEPKISLTIENGGLFYLQQKRGG encoded by the coding sequence ATGAAGCAGCATGACATTCACGCATTTCTTCTACGTTTTTTTCAGGCGAATCAATGTGACATTCTCGAAGAAAGTGCAGGCCATCTCACCGTACAGCTAACCATTGAAATGGATAAAATGATCATGAACCGCCCTTTTTATTGGCATTGGCTTGAAAAAACAGGCGGTGTGCCTGAGCCGCGTCAATTGACACTTATCACAGATCAGCAGAAAGCAGGCGACACGATCGAAGGTGAATTTATTCATTTCGGCTCCCCTCGCTTGTTTCAAATTTTCGAGGCTGTCAAACAACAAGGCCGATTTATCCGCCTCTATGAACAAGTAACACCACTGACTAAGACCCAAATCGCATTGGAGCCTTGGCTTGGGATTAATGTGAAAATATCATATCTTGCAGATCGCAAAAAGGATAAGCTGCTGTCTCTTGGACTTCATCTCATACGAGGCGAGGTCGTAGAACAATTTCAAGAAAAGCTGGAAACACGCAAGCTGTCTTCGCAAATACCTGATTATTGTTTTACGATGAGTACAATGATTAAGCCTGAAAGCGGAGTCAAACGCCTCTATGGCCTGATGGAGCGGTATGCCCACGAAGAACCGGACGATTGGGCGATAAGGGCTGTTCAAAAGTGGAAGGAAGATTCGGAACTTTTAAACCAATTTTATGAAGGGACTTCAGATACATCTGTAGAATATGAAATAGAAAGACAAGCACTCAAAACTTTATATGAACCAAAAATCAGTCTTACGATTGAAAATGGCGGACTTTTCTACTTACAACAAAAAAGGGGCGGTTAA
- the comGD gene encoding competence type IV pilus minor pilin ComGD, with translation MNKLVSQEKGFTLIEQLMILLVLSILLSIIVGKVPSILESAEAKKQMNVIKQDLQLASYTAFIEKTGVDVHFHQSNLSYQVIVKNKDRVIASYQNKNGSIQQSTFQQPIHFNVNGNPSSGGSLILQFGSQTYKLTVYLGSGRIHVQKQ, from the coding sequence ATGAATAAGTTGGTTTCACAGGAGAAGGGGTTTACACTTATTGAACAGCTCATGATATTACTTGTTTTATCTATTCTTCTTTCAATCATCGTAGGAAAGGTTCCAAGCATATTAGAAAGTGCAGAAGCGAAAAAACAAATGAATGTCATTAAACAAGATCTCCAGTTAGCCTCTTATACAGCATTTATCGAGAAAACCGGTGTTGACGTTCATTTTCACCAATCGAATTTATCCTATCAGGTGATAGTTAAAAACAAAGATCGGGTGATTGCTTCATATCAAAATAAAAATGGAAGTATCCAGCAATCTACATTTCAACAACCCATCCATTTTAATGTGAATGGAAATCCAAGCAGCGGAGGTTCCCTCATTTTACAATTTGGAAGTCAAACGTATAAGCTTACCGTCTATTTAGGGAGCGGACGAATTCATGTTCAAAAACAGTAG
- the sinR gene encoding transcriptional regulator SinR, which yields MIGQRIKQYRNEKGYSLSELAEKAGVAKSYLSSIERNLQTNPSIQFLEKVSAVLDVSVHTLLNEKDETEYDGQLDSEWEKLVRDAMTSGVSKKQFREFLDYQIWKKQQEEE from the coding sequence TTGATTGGCCAGCGTATTAAACAATACCGCAATGAAAAAGGCTACTCACTATCAGAACTGGCCGAAAAGGCTGGGGTAGCGAAGTCTTATTTAAGTTCAATAGAAAGAAACTTGCAAACAAACCCCTCCATTCAATTTCTTGAAAAAGTCTCCGCTGTTCTGGACGTCTCGGTTCATACACTGTTAAACGAAAAAGATGAAACCGAATACGATGGTCAATTAGATAGTGAATGGGAAAAACTAGTTCGAGATGCAATGACATCAGGGGTTTCGAAAAAGCAATTTCGTGAATTTTTAGATTATCAAATCTGGAAAAAACAGCAAGAAGAGGAGTAA
- the comGB gene encoding competence type IV pilus assembly protein ComGB, translating into MAIYLKTPIIAGFMKNRHYKAWSRKEQAEFLSKLGQLIQSGYTLIDALTMMNIQLTEKQNHLLTKGIQWLIEGEPFYLVLEKLCFQREVIAILCFSEKHGSLSRALEQSSLFLEKKLVQMDTMKRMLRYPIFLMFTVGVVLTLVQQMIIPQFSLLYSSMDTQASWLIQGMFSTFQFLHYFLITIGGVSICLAGYYYLCFKKKTALEKLRMMSRLPIMYKGMQLMHTYLFSLQLSGLLQAGLSVYESLQAFKQQNYLPFLQEISEQMIKDLRKGETMEAQIGQYPFFERHFAAVIKHGEASGMLARELYTYSQFLLENAELKIEKWVLWLQPVIYGLTALLILIVYLSILLPMYQLMDQV; encoded by the coding sequence TTGGCTATTTATCTAAAAACACCTATCATCGCTGGGTTTATGAAGAATCGACACTATAAAGCATGGTCTAGAAAAGAACAAGCTGAATTTCTATCGAAACTTGGCCAATTAATTCAATCTGGATATACATTGATTGATGCACTAACGATGATGAATATTCAGTTAACAGAGAAACAAAATCACCTATTAACAAAAGGAATTCAGTGGTTGATTGAAGGAGAACCATTTTATCTTGTTTTAGAGAAGCTGTGCTTTCAACGAGAGGTCATTGCGATTCTCTGTTTTTCAGAGAAGCATGGCAGTCTGTCACGTGCTTTAGAACAAAGTTCACTATTCTTAGAAAAAAAGCTCGTACAAATGGATACGATGAAACGCATGTTACGGTACCCGATCTTCCTCATGTTTACGGTGGGGGTTGTTCTCACACTCGTTCAACAGATGATCATACCTCAATTTTCTCTTTTGTATTCCTCTATGGACACCCAAGCATCTTGGTTGATTCAAGGGATGTTTAGCACCTTTCAATTTTTACATTATTTCTTGATTACAATCGGTGGTGTAAGTATCTGTCTCGCTGGATATTATTATCTCTGTTTTAAGAAAAAAACTGCACTTGAGAAACTGAGAATGATGAGCCGGCTGCCGATCATGTATAAAGGGATGCAGCTGATGCATACCTATCTTTTTTCCCTTCAACTAAGTGGTCTTCTTCAGGCTGGATTATCTGTATATGAAAGCTTACAAGCCTTCAAACAGCAAAATTATTTACCCTTTCTTCAAGAGATATCTGAACAGATGATCAAAGATTTAAGAAAAGGAGAGACAATGGAAGCTCAAATAGGTCAGTATCCTTTTTTCGAAAGACATTTCGCAGCAGTGATCAAGCATGGTGAAGCAAGCGGGATGCTTGCGAGAGAACTTTACACATACAGTCAGTTTTTATTAGAGAATGCAGAGTTGAAAATTGAAAAATGGGTTTTATGGTTGCAGCCAGTGATTTATGGTTTGACAGCACTGCTCATTTTAATCGTGTATTTATCCATTCTTTTACCTATGTATCAACTGATGGATCAAGTGTAA
- a CDS encoding anti-repressor SinI family protein, whose translation MEKEMKKLDSEWVQLLTEARKAGLTVEEVRHFLKSHQKSSESLPL comes from the coding sequence ATGGAAAAGGAAATGAAAAAGCTAGACAGTGAATGGGTTCAGTTATTAACCGAAGCTCGTAAAGCAGGACTAACAGTCGAAGAAGTCCGTCATTTTCTCAAATCGCACCAAAAGTCCTCTGAGTCTCTCCCACTGTAA